One window of the Camelina sativa cultivar DH55 chromosome 1, Cs, whole genome shotgun sequence genome contains the following:
- the LOC104744035 gene encoding ubiquitin-conjugating enzyme E2 11-like, whose amino-acid sequence MASASKRILKELKDLHKDPPSHCSAGPVAEDMFHWQATIMGSPETPYAGGVFFVSIHFPRNYPYDPPKVFFKTMVYHPNIDRNGSICVDNLKEQWTPAITISKVLLYFCSLLTDPNPDDSLVPEIANVYKTDRSKYESTARSWTQKYAMG is encoded by the exons ATGGCTTCGGCTTCGAAGCGGATTTTGAAGGAGCTCAAAGATCTGCACAAGGATCCTCCTTCACATTGCAGCGCAG GTCCAGTGGCTGAGGACATGTTTCATTGGCAAGCAACTATCATGGGATCCCCTGAAACCCCTTATGCCGGAGGagtattttttgtttccattcaTTTTCCTCGTAATTATCCTTACGACCCACCAAAG GTGTTTTTTAAGACTATGGTGTATCACCCAAACATCGATAGGAATGGAAGCATATGCGTTGATAACCTGAAAGAGCAATGGACTCCCGCTATTACCATATCCaag gttttgttgtatttttgctCGCTGCTGACTGACCCAAACCCTGATGATTCTCTTGTGCCGGAGATTGCTAATGTATACAAGACAGATAGATCCAAGTATGAGTCGACTGCGAGAAGCTGGACACAAAAGTACGCAATGGGTTGA
- the LOC104703856 gene encoding LOW QUALITY PROTEIN: U4/U6.U5 tri-snRNP-associated protein 2-like (The sequence of the model RefSeq protein was modified relative to this genomic sequence to represent the inferred CDS: inserted 3 bases in 2 codons) has translation MHSRNVEVRRDCPYLDTVNRQVLDFDFERFCSVSLSNLNVYACLVCGKYFQGRSQKSHAYTHSLEADHHVCINLLTEKVYSLPDSYEINDPSLDDIRHVLNPRFSRAQVEELDKNRQWYWSRALDGSDYLPGMVGLNNIQKTTEFVNVTIQSLMRVTPLRNFFLIPENYQHCKSPLVHRFGELIRKIWHARNFKGQVSPHEFLQAVMKASKKRFRIGQQSDPVEFMSWLLKTLHMDLRPSKDASSIIHQCFQGELEVVKEYQGNENKESSRMPFLVLGLDLPPPPLFKDXEKNIIPQVALFDLLKMFYGETVTEVVRPKLARMRYRVTRSPPYLMFHMVRFKKNNFFKEKNPTLVNFPVKDMGLRDYTPSLPTAPKGEKVCSKYNLIANIVHDGKPEDGYFRVFVQRKSQELWYEMQDLHVAETLSQMVELSEAXQIYEQQEK, from the exons ATGCATTCACGCAATGTTGAAGTTCGTCGTGACTGTCCTTATCTTGATACTGTTAATCGTCAGGTGTTGGATTTTGATTTCGAGAGGTTTTGTTCTGTGTCCTTGTCAAATTTGAATGTGTATGCTTGTCTCGTCTGCGGTAAGTATTTCCAAGGAAGGAGCCAGAAGTCTCATGCTTATACGCATAGTTTGGAAGCAGACCACCACGTTTGCATCAATCTTCTCACAGAGAAGGTTTACAGTCTTCCTGATAGTTACGAGATCAATGACCCTTCTTTGGATGACATTCGTCATGTTTTAAACCCAAGGTTTAGTAGGGCTCAAGTAGAAGAGCTCGACAAGAATAGGCAGTGGTACTGGTCTAGGGCTCTTGATGGCTCTGACTATCTTCCGGGAATGGTGGGATTGAACAACATACAAAAGACGACAGAGTTTGTGAATGTTACAATCCAATCGTTGATGAGAGTTACTCCTTTAAGGAACTTCTTCCTCATTCCTGAGAATTATCAACATTGCAAGTCTCCTCTTGTTCACCGTTTTGGAGAACTCATTCGGAAGATTTGGCATGCTCGGAACTTTAAAGGACAGGTGAGTCCACATGAATTCTTGCAAGCTGTCATGAAGGCCAGCAAGAAACGGTTTAGGATAGGCCAACAGTCAGATCCAGTTGAGTTTATGTCGTGGCTCCTCAAAACTTTGCACATGGATCTTAGGCCTTCAAAGGACGCCAGCAGTATCATCCACCAGTGCTTCCAGGGTGAGTTGGAGGTTGTGAAAGAGTATCAAGgcaatgaaaacaaagaaagctcCAGGATGCCTTTTCTGGTGCTTGGGCTAGATTTGCCACCGCCTCCTCTTTTCAAAGA GGAGAAAAACATAATTCCGCAGGTTGCTCTATTCGATTTATTGAAGATGTTTTATGGAGAAACTGTGACAGAGGTGGTTCGCCCAAAGCTAGCCAGAATGAGATATCGTGTAACCAGATCGCCTCCTTACTTGATGTTCCATATGGTTCGGTTCAAGAAGAATAACTTTTTCAAGGAGAAGAACCCTACCCTGGTTAACTTCCCAGTGAAGGACATGGGGCTGAGGGATTACACACCATCATTGCCTACAGCCCCTAAAGGCGAGAAGGTGTGTTCAAAGTATAATCTAATCGCTAACATTGTACATGATGGTAAGCCTGAGGATGGGTACTTCAGAGTCTTTGTGCAGAGGAAGTCACAAGAACTATGGTACGAGATGCAGGATTTACATGTTGCAGAGACACTTTCCCAAATGGTAGAACTATCGGAAG TGCAGATATATGAGCAGCAGGAGAAATAG
- the LOC104744204 gene encoding ubiquitin-conjugating enzyme E2 10-like has translation MASNHRIARELRDLQRDPPSNCSAGPVGEDMSHWQATIMGPHDSPYAGGVFMVTIRFPPDYPFKPPKVSFMTKVFHPNINSNGSICLDILKEQWSPALTISKVLLSICSLLNDPNPNDPLVPEIAQMYKVDKRKYESTAQSWTQKYATG, from the exons ATGGCTTCAAATCATCGTATTGCGAGAGAGCTCAGGGATCTGCAAAGAGATCCCCCTTCAAACTGTAGCGCAG GTCCTGTGGGTGAAGACATGTCCCATTGGCAAGCAACTATCATGGGACCCCATGACAGTCCGTATGCCGGAGGAGTATTTATGGTCACCATTCGCTTTCCTCCAGATTACCCTTTCAAGCCACCAAAG GTTTCTTTCATGACTAAGGTGTTCCACCCAAACATCAATAGCAATGGAAGCATTTGCCTTGATATCCTGAAAGAGCAATGGAGTCCCGCTCTTACCATATCCaag GTTTTGCTGTCGATTTGCTCGCTGTTGAAtgacccgaacccgaatgaTCCTCTTGTGCCGGAAATAGCCCAGATGTACAAGGTAGATAAACGCAAGTACGAGTCGACTGCGCAAAGCTGGACACAGAAGTATGCCACGGGATGA
- the LOC104744260 gene encoding thioredoxin H9, producing MGSCVSKGKGDDDSIHNVEFSGGNVHLVTTKEIWDDKLAEAGRDGKIVVANFSATWCGPCKIVAPFYIELSEKHPSIMFLLVDVDELSDFSSSWDIKATPTFFFLKNGQQIGKLVGANKPELQKKITSIIDSVPASPQRS from the exons ATGGGTAGCTGCGTCTCTAAG GGCAAAGGAGACGATGATTCCATCCACAACGTTGAGTTTTCCGGTGGCAATGTTCATCTCGTTACAACCAAAGAGATCTGGGATGACAAATTAGCTGAAGCTGGCCGTGATGGCAAAATC GTGGTTGCAAACTTCAGCGCGACATGGTGTGGTCCTTGTAAGATTGTGGCACCATTCTACATCGAGCTCTCAGAGAAACACCCTTCTATCATGTTCCTTCTTGTAGATGTTGATGAACTCAGC GATTTTAGCTCATCATGGGACATAAAGGCAACaccaaccttcttcttcctaaaGAATGGACAGCAAATAGGAAAGCTTGTTGGAGCAAACAAACCAGAGCTACAAAAGAAGATTACTTCTATCATTGATTCTGTGCCTGCTAGTCCTCAACGATCTTGA
- the LOC104744415 gene encoding serine/threonine-protein kinase AtPK2/AtPK19-like: MVSSPCPVVANKNLTGKPFQKHLYLSISPPKPAFNDNLELDFSDVFGPMPEANSSGDPSAVLCDEPSVVYSRSHSLVGPSSVVSLSLNLNKLTLLETKNSIDLVEQECLESEAIKEIDEFSGNDDTDSDKSLDGELGEVSGVVGIEDFEVLKVVGQGAFGKVYQVRKKDTSEIYAMKVMRKDKIVEKNHAEYMKAERDILTKIDHPFIVQLKYSFQTKYRLYLVLDFINGGHLFFQLYHQGLFREDLARVYTAEIVSAVSHLHEKGIMHRDLKPENILMDVDGHVMLTDFGLAKEFEENTRSNSMCGTTEYMAPEIVRGKGHNKAADWWSVGILLYEMLTGKPPFVGSKGTIQQRIVKEKIKLPKFLSNEAHALLKGLLAKEPERRLGSGPTGAEEIKKHKWFRGINWKKLEAREVQPSFKPEVSGRQCIANFDKCWTEMSVFDSPASSPSSDPKANPFTNFTYVRPPPSFLHRSTSNL; this comes from the exons ATGGTTTCTTCTCCGTGTCCTGTTGTTGCCAACAAAAACCTGACTGGCAAGCCGTTTCAGAAACACCTCTATTTATCCATCAGCCCTCCAAAACCTGCCTTCAATGATAACCTTGAGCTCGACTTCTCTGATGTTTTTGGTCCAATGCCTGAAGCTAACTCCTCTGGAGACCCCAGTGCTGTTCTTTGTGACGAGCCTTCTGTTGTCTACAGCCGATCCCACTCATTGGTTGGCCCATCTTCTGTCGTCAGCCTTTCTTTGAACCTGAACAAGCTTACCTTACTAGAGACTAAAAACTCAATTGACTTGGTGGAGCAAGAGTGTCTTGAAAGCGAAGCCATAAAAGAAATCGATGAATTCTCTGGTAATGATGACACTGACAGTGATAAATCTCTAGATGGAGAACTAGGGGAGGTTTCAGGTGTAGTAGGCATTGAGGACTTTGAGGTATTGAAGGTTGTGGGACAAGGTGCATTTGGGAAAGTGTATCAAGTCAGGAAAAAAGACACATCTGAGATATATGCCATGAAGGTCATGAGAAAAGATAAAATTGTTGAGAAGAACCATGCCGAATACATGAAAGCTGAGCGCGATATTCTTACCAAAATCGATCATCCATTCATTGTACAACTTAAATACTCTTTTCAG ACCAAGTACAGGCTCTATCTTGTGCTCGACTTTATAAACGGAGGTCATCTTTTCTTCCAGCTTTATCACCAAGGGCTTTTCAG AGAGGACTTGGCTCGTGTGTACACTGCAGAAATCGTCTCTGCAGTTTCCCACCTCCATGAGAAAGGCATAATGCATAGAGACCTTAAACCTGAAAACATACTCATGGACGTTGATGGCCACGTGATGTTAACAGATTTTGGTTTGGCAAAGGAATttgaagaaaacacaagatCAAACTCCATGTGTGGAACTACCGAGTACATGGCCCCTGAAATTGTTCGCGGTAAAGGACATAATAAGGCTGCCGACTGGTGGAGCGTAGGGATCCTTCTCTATGAGATGCTCACAGGCAAG CCGCCTTTTGTAGGGAGCAAAGGAACGATACAGCAGAGAATAGTAAAGGAAAAGATCAAGCTTCCGAAGTTTCTGTCTAATGAAGCTCATGCTTTACTGAAAGGG CTGCTGGCAAAAGAGCCGGAAAGGCGACTGGGAAGTGGACCGACTGGAGCAGAGGAGATTAAAAAGCACAAGTGGTTTAGGGGAATAAACTGGAAGAAGCTGGAAGCTAGAGAAGTACAACCAAGTTTCAAGCCGGAGGTTTCGGGAAGACAATGCATAGCAAATTTTGACAAGTGTTGGACTGAAATGTCTGTTTTTGATTCTCCAGCAAGCAGTCCCAGTTCGGATCCTAAGGCCAACCCATTTACCAACTTCACATACGTGAGGCCTCCTCCTTCGTTTCTTCACAGATCCACATCCAACTTGTAA